AAAGGCGGCGTGGTCGGCCATCGCACCGAAGGACGCCAGTTCGTTTACCGTCCGCTGGTGAGCGAGCGGGAGATTCGCCGCTCCATGGTTGCCGACCTGATCGATCACCTCTTCCAGGGCGATTCGGCGGCCCTGGTCGGTCACTTGCTGACAGAGTCCGAGATAGAGCCGGGAGACCTGAAGCAGGTGCGGGCCATTATCGAGGACG
This sequence is a window from Acidobacteriota bacterium. Protein-coding genes within it:
- a CDS encoding BlaI/MecI/CopY family transcriptional regulator gives rise to the protein MKKKQLSHLQIDLMRVLWERGEATVAEVHEAVQEHRPLALTTVATLLKRLEKGGVVGHRTEGRQFVYRPLVSEREIRRSMVADLIDHLFQGDSAALVGHLLTESEIEPGDLKQVRAIIEDAEDEPNA